AGCTTAGCGTACAAGTAAATAAACAACGAAACTGTGTGATGAAAATTGAAATGCGATATGGATTCATGGATTGCAACACAGCTTATCATTAGCGAGCCTTTGGCTTGAAACTGCCATCGGCGCCAATATTGGCACAAGCCAATGACGCCACTTTGGTATGTGTTTCTTGTGATGGATCCGTcttaaaaattttaaattaattaatttaatttttttctAGTTGACTTTTAAAGGTTCTTTCCATTTGATCAATGAAaatgaatattaatattagtacatcAAGTTAGTATGACCGTActatttattaaaatgattattcttGTTTTGATATGGCATGGCAGTCTGGATTCTACTAAAAATATCTCTGTATGCAGCGGTTAGTTAGAGTTTTACGTGTGTAACATACTAACATGTGTTTAGTGTGAGGTAGGTTGGTTTATATaataaggaaaaaaaaattatctgAGTGTTTGGTTACAGATCGATATAAGTACAATATGAtgtgttacaaaaaaaaaattaaaagaaggtCAAACCAACCTTTTGGCGGCACTAACCAACCTGTCACACTGTCAATATGGGTTAGAAAAGCGTGTAGCCTATAGTTAAAGGGACATGAGATGAGACTAAGTTTGAACCCATGACCACCGCTTAATACACCTTGTTGACCAACCACTAGGCTAAGTTAAAATTCAAATTAGAGATGATCAAATGGCAGAATTCTCATTTGCTTAATTTTAAGAACATCTTCTATAATTGAAAAGAATCTaggataactgttattataaaacAGTATAGGTAGATGGATGGTGTCAGTAGAGATTTTGATGATATACTGACTGAATTTTGGAATTGATAGAAATGTATGGCTGAAATAGAAGCGAAGGCAGCAGAAAACGTAGCAGAGGTGTGTGCAGCAACACCGTCTGTTAGGAACTATGTGCTTACATCTTCTCTATTGACTTGCATTTGGAGAGACAATTCTGATAATAGCCTCacttcagtaatagatcacaataGTTGGAGCGACGAATCATTTTGCAATAGCGGAAAGGTTAGATAATTCTTTTCCGCTTACGTATATTGATCATTCAAATGCACGTATTGCGTTCATTATGTAAAACGCAAATTATATATGCTTACTTGTCAGATATGTTGTCATAATAAAAAGAAAATGTGGATCATCTGTGTTCAATTAATATTTAATAGTCAATATTGAACACCCAAAGCTACTATTATTGCTGGAAAAAGGATATTGGGAAGTCTAGTTTAATTGAATTGAGAGCTACGTTATACACAATATTCGGCTCATGATATATTTGTTTATATTCATATGTGAAAATTATGTGTAGAAAAGGTCGTTTCCCTAAGAAAAGCATGTCTCACTGCATATATTTCTCCATTATTACTACTAGAAACACAATTTACTAAAAGATGGAAAACCTATCTGAAATGATCTCATTTGAACTATTGCAGTTATGGCATGCATTGGGTAAGTTGAAAGCAGAGCGCGTTTCATGGCGAATAGCTGAAGAAAAGGGTTTGAAATTGGCCACAATATGCTCAGGTCTTGTCACTGGCTCTCGGTACTCTCATACAAATCCATCATCCACCATAGCATACCTCAAAGGTCACTTTATTAAGTGTTTATTGTTTAACAATTACTTCATAATTGCAAGAAACTAAGAAATTATAGCTCATGGTAACGATAATATGCAGGTTGtcaatatatgtatgaaaatggtttATTGGCAACTGTTGATGTTGATAAATTAGCAGAAGCACACGTAAAAGTACATGAAGAAATGAACAGAACTGGAGGTGGAAGGTATGTTTGTTTTGACAAAGTTGTTTGTAGCCCAGACGAGGCTCAAAAACTAGGACAGGAAACGGGAGTTCATATAAACACGAATTCACACGATGCTACCTTTAGATTTGAGTTGTCAAATAGAAAACTTGACAGATTAATGTCCCAAGTACAGAGATGTTCGAATGTAACATAGCAACGTGTTAAATGAGTATTAGCAACGTGTAAAATATATCGTGTCAATTTAGACTCACTTATTAATATATTGGCATATATGTTTTATGATGCTATGAGTTTAAGTTCAGGAATGAACAATTTGTATATCTTAAGAAGAAAAAATTGTATTAGGTTTGTGAGTTTAAACTAAACCAAATACCCATTTGTATTAACattcaaatttataatttataaacagATCTTTATTTCCATATTATACATACAATTCAATTCAACATCAATTTTTTAAAAACTTACTTCCATACCAATGTGCAAATGCAGCAACTGATGCAGCCACAACAATGCTAGAAGTTGCATACCACATATAAATTGGCTTCTTCCAAAGAAGGCTAAAACCACCATAAACAGGCGGTTTCTGACTCTCGTGCATCACGAAATTTATGCCCTTCTTCTCAAGCTCACTTAAATCCACAATAACTGGTTTTAGCCTTATCACTTTAGCTATAGCAGCATACTCCTCATTACTTCCCCCTTCAAGAAAACATCCAACTAAATGCCCTTTATTCACCCAATACGCTCCAAATTTAGTCCCAGAAAAATCGCCAAAATGAACTACTTCCCCAACATTGTCTCCGTAAAACTGCCAAGACAACGAGAACACCCTCGAGTAAAAGAACGGTAAGTAGTCGAATTCTGAAGTGTTTTTCGGGTCCATTATTGCAGAAACTGCATGCTTAGCTGTTTTCCTAGCCAAATCAACATGCTCAAGTCTTCGATTATCACCAAAAAGCTTAATAGGAAACGATGCAATGTCTCCTACTGCATAAACTGAGTTGTCACTTGATTGTAATTGGCTGTTTACTTTAATTCCTCCATTTTCAAAAGTGAGTTGGCCTTGAAATAGGCTCGTATTAGGACGGGCTCCAATTCCTACAACAACCATGTCAAAAGTATGGTAGCGTCTGTTCTTCATACGAGCTCCCATAACCTATGCACATCGGATTTCACACTAAAAATTAGCTATAAATTATGTCAAATTGAATAGTTCAGGTCCTTACTAATGCTTCCTAAATTGTACAATAAAATGTTTAATCttcctaaactgttttacccaaaaaGAAAAATGTTGGATGGTCATCATAATCCAACCCATTTTGACCTGTTACCCAGTATGTTCAACCCGCCCATTATTCCATCTGTACTGAATAAGTTGAATTTTACCTTCCCTTCTGAGTTCAATACAAATGATTCCAAGGATGTGCCTTTGATAAAATTCACCCCTTTAGACTTGTAGAAATCTTCGTAATAGCTTGCTATTTTGGGTGTGAACAAACGGCCCACTACAAACATACATCATTCAATTGCATGTTAACTAAAAACTAACATAAAACCACAAAAATAATAATTCGAGAAAGCAACCGAATCAGGTTGCAACTAAAGCAACATTGTCAtattaatagtagtagtaataataaatgaaTACAGTTAATTACAAATACagatataattataaatttatgaagCAATGAACATAGCTAATTACAACAAATACTTTAATTTGAAGTGCTTACTGCAATATGAGCCAGGGAACACCATTGAAACATTGATCTTGTTTGTCACCAATGAAGCAGCACATTCCATTCCAATATAGCCACCTCCAATGACGAGCGCCTTTCCTCCGCTGCACATTCTTATCGTGTTTACAAGCTTGTTTGCATCACTTATATCGCGCAGATAACATACGTTTTCTGCATTTGATCCTGTTAAACCAATATCTTCAAGTTTCAATGCCTGTAATTCAGTCACAAATCAAAAATCAAGTAACTGAAGTAAATAAGTTATCATGACAATTTCAAACcatttacatattaatgggtcaattTGGGTCGTGTGTTCTCTCAAACTTGTCAAATTATAAATAAATGTCTATGATGCTTAGTCTCCCTAATCATTGTAAATTAAATATTTAGATTTTTCGTATATATAAAGTAGTATTAAAGAGGACAGAATGTGTTTGTTGCCCAATATAACCTTGTCTGACCCGTTTCAGCACATGCTGAGTAATTTCAACCCAACCAAATGTTTTGTCTTTTGACCCGTTATCCAACAATTAACTACAGAAAGTAAGTTGAGTACCCGAGCACCAGTCGCAATGATGAGAAACTTATAGTTAATGATTTCTCCTGTTTCTGTCAAGAGTATCTTATCTCTCACAAAAGCTAAACTAACTCTAGTTCCCAACATCAGCTCAATTCCTGATAAATGGTCACACACAATGAGTacatttctcaaaaaaaaaaaaaaaaaaaaaaaaaaaaaaaaaagaccatAAATCTGCGCATGATCAGGATATGCCTTTACCATGTTCCTTGTACCAGTTTGGTGTTAACCTCTCTTCGTTGGCACCTACACAAGTATGAAATCCAGGAAGACGTGCAGCGCCTAAAAGGTAGAACCGCAAGAACCACATAATTAAAATTAATTTGTGACCTCAGGTACTCCCCACGACCGAATTCAGTTCAAATTTTGTATGAAATATACTTTAACTAAAACTAAAATCCTAAACAAGTAGACATTATTATTGAATAATGAAAAGGGTACCTTCCGGAAGTAGAAAGCCTTTGCTGAGTGCAGGTCTCTCATAAGGAGCCACCTGCAAAAATACAGTAGTGAAATATCTCACTTAAAAttaaaaactagtggtgtcacgGCATCCCGCTAACTTGTGGGTAAAATCGCCCCTTTGTTTTACTATGAATTTAAGTTATCTAATGCAATCTTTAATGTGTTGAAAATATTGAAGTTACATAACGCAGCATCTTATCAGTTTATGCACTTGGTTTTCCTACTTTTTAGATATTTGGTGTTGTCGTAAGTTTTTTTGTAAGCAGTATCTCTACCTTTGGGTAGGGGTATGACTATTACCTCCCCATACCCTGCATTCGGGAGGCCGATTTTAGTGTTGTATAAATTTCAAGTAAACGTTAGTTGAGTAAAAAAGTTAAAAAGCTGAAGAAAAACCAAAATGAGTAACGAAACTTACAAGTTCATCGGAGATGATACAAAGTTGTCCGCGAGAGACACCTTTCTTAGTGAATTCAAGAGCTGCATAACCTGCAGCGACACCACCGCCAAGAATCACATAAACAAAACTCTTTTCATTCTTTTTCTCTAGAACTGATTTTCTTTCCATTTTTTCCGTTATTCTGTCTGTATAATTCGTCGATGTAAGAAGGTGACGTTTACTTTTAAAGTTAAGATTGAATGAATATATACTTAACAAGTAATTCCAATCATTAAAGCTTCAAAAAATTGTTCTTTACACGAAGAAAGGCAAGTATACAATTCTTATGCTTTTTCTAGGGCCAAGTTATCTTTTTGAATCAAGAAACTTGCAGTTGAACATTTTCTAAACTATCATATAAAAGTGAAGCAtactattgaaaaaaaaaaaatgtcatttTCTTTCCAGCGAAAAAACAATAAACTTCATTAAAACAAGGAACTACATTAAAAATTGAAGCCTCTAAAAAACGTACAACCAAAGTCAACCGAGCATAAAACAAGAACTACAAACTAACTAAGCTCGCACCTAACCAAAAGAACTAAAAAACATATAAGAAATGACCTCGATACAAAAACCAAACAAGACCGAGAAAAAGAGGGTGACCAATCAAACGCATGAAGAATGATTAGCAACCATCTTTGCCCCGACCACATTAAGCGTCTTTAATGAATTCTCCGAAGTTTTCCATCTCGGCCCCTTGTACTCGACGTCTTCTTTGCTAGCCTTTCCCTTTATACGTCTTTAAGGGAACCACACATGATGAGGATGGATTGGCATCAACAATCTCCGTCTCGGCAACCAAACTATCCATCATAGATACAAAGGCGTCGAGTGGTGGATCCGAACCCGAAGCATCATCAAAGTTATCCAAATCCGCGGGATCCAACATCTAGATATCACAAGGTTTACCAAGCTTGGAAGTGACCATTTCGAAGTCAACTGGTGCATCCTTGATACACTTTTCCTTCGGTTCCGAATCTGACATACACATACCAATCGACCCCGGAACAGATGAAGAACCTTTTAATACCTTGGAAAGGGTAACCTCATCATTATCAACCTCGAGAACGTTATCCGAGTCCATAACCGGAGTAGAAATTGGCATGGATCTAACCAAGAATTCTCTAACGGGAGAGACCGGACCCGCAAGGGCATTAGGGATCAGGTCGCTTGCCAAAGTAGAAGAAGTATTGTGACCGGATCCAAGAACATGATTCTTAAACCGTTAAAACAAATTTTTCCGCAAAGACAATCAAAATTGTCAACCGAAACAGCTTTACCTTTATTAGCC
This window of the Rutidosis leptorrhynchoides isolate AG116_Rl617_1_P2 chromosome 7, CSIRO_AGI_Rlap_v1, whole genome shotgun sequence genome carries:
- the LOC139857086 gene encoding cinnamoyl-CoA reductase-like SNL6 isoform X3 — encoded protein: MGIVRTDESRRAEIEDFRQMLLSCSGIIHQVKTEEEINRHRVTTDNTYEYSSDQKLVCVTSGVSFLSIAIVKHLLHRGYTVRIIVDNQDDIERLREIEETSSNNLLGIVVAKFDDRRSLLEAFDGCCAVFHTAAFIDPSGLSGYSKCMAEIEAKAAENVAEVCAATPSVRNYVLTSSLLTCIWRDNSDNSLTSVIDHNSWSDESFCNSGKLWHALGKLKAERVSWRIAEEKGLKLATICSGLVTGSRYSHTNPSSTIAYLKGCQYMYENGLLATVDVDKLAEAHVKVHEEMNRTGGGSN
- the LOC139857086 gene encoding cinnamoyl-CoA reductase-like SNL6 isoform X1 produces the protein MGIVRTDESRRAEIEDFRQMLLSCSGIIHQVKTEEEINRHRVTTDNTYEYSSDQKLVCVTSGVSFLSIAIVKHLLHRGYTVRIIVDNQDDIERLREIEETSSNNLLGIVVAKFDDRRSLLEAFDGCCAVFHTAAFIDPSGLSGYSKCMAEIEAKAAENVAEVCAATPSVRNYVLTSSLLTCIWRDNSDNSLTSVIDHNSWSDESFCNSGKLWHALGKLKAERVSWRIAEEKGLKLATICSGLVTGSRYSHTNPSSTIAYLKGCQYMYENGLLATVDVDKLAEAHVKVHEEMNRTGGGRYVCFDKVVCSPDEAQKLGQETGVHINTNSHDATFRFELSNRKLDRLMSQVQRCSNVT
- the LOC139857086 gene encoding cinnamoyl-CoA reductase-like SNL6 isoform X2 — encoded protein: MGIVRTDESRRAEIEDFRQMLLSCSGIIHQVKTEEEINRHRVTTDNTYEYSSDQKLVCVTSGVSFLSIAIVKHLLHRGYTVRIIVDNQDDIERLREIEETSSNNLLGIVVAKFDDRRSLLEAFDGCCAVFHTAAFIDPSGLSGYSKCMAEIEAKAAENVAEVCAATPSVRNYVLTSSLLTCIWRDNSDNSLTSVIDHNSWSDESFCNSGKLWHALGKLKAERVSWRIAEEKGLKLATICSGLVTGSRYSHTNPSSTIAYLKGCQYMYENGLLATVDVDKLAEAHVKVHEEMNRTGGGRNCMLSCFPSQINMLKSSIITKKLNRKRCNVSYCIN
- the LOC139859164 gene encoding monodehydroascorbate reductase 4, peroxisomal-like; translated protein: MERKSVLEKKNEKSFVYVILGGGVAAGYAALEFTKKGVSRGQLCIISDELVAPYERPALSKGFLLPEGAARLPGFHTCVGANEERNVLIVCDHLSGIELMLGTRVSLAFVRDKILLTETGEIINYKFLIIATGARALKLEDIGLTGSNAENVCYLRDISDANKLVNTIRMCSGGKALVIGGGYIGMECAASLVTNKINVSMVFPGSYCMGRLFTPKIASYYEDFYKSKGVNFIKGTSLESFVLNSEGKVKFNLFSTDGIMGGLNILGNRSKWVGL